Within Flavobacterium pisciphilum, the genomic segment TGCACATCCTGAGTATGCAGGTAACGTGGCACTTCAGAAAGAAAATATTCCATATATAGGAGAGTTGTTTTTAGGACACGTTCGTTATGGAACTTTCGGTAAAAATAGTATAGAAAGTGTACATCCTTTTTTACGTCAAAGTAACTGGATGCACCGCAATCTTATTTTGGCAGGTAACTTTAACATGACTAATGTTAAAGAGCTTTTTGAAAACTTAGTTGAGCTTGGACAGCATCCTAAAGAAATGGCGGATACTGTTACAGTTATGGAAAAAATAGGTCACTTTCTTGATAAAGAAGTGATGGCATTATATCAGGATTGTAAAGAAGAAGGGTATTCAAAAAGAGAAGCTTCGCCAGTAATTGCAGACCGATTGGATATTGGAAAAATATTAATGCGTTCGGCTAAAAACTTAGATGGCGGATATGCAATGGCTGGTTTATTAGGTCATGGTGATGCATTTGTTTTTAGAGATCCAGCAGGGATTCGTCCTGCTTATTTTTATCAAGATGATGAAGTTGTAGTTGTAGCATCAGAAAGACCAGTTATTCAAACGGTATTTAATGTACCATTTGAAAGTGTTCAGGAAATTGAGCCAGGAAATGCATTAATCATCAAGAAAAGTGGTAAAGTTTCGATGGAAGAAATTTTAACACCAACAGTTAAAAAAGCATGTTCGTTTGAAAGAATCTATTTTTCAAGAGGTAGTGATGCAGAAATATATCAAGAACGTAAAAACTTAGGTAGATTGATTTTACCAGCAGTTTTAAATGCAATTGATAGTGATACAGACAATACTGTTTTCTCATATATTCCAAACACAGCCGAAACATCTTTTTATGGTTTAGTAGAAGCTGCACAAGATTTCTTGAATCAGAGAAAAAACAATTATATAATAGCAAACAGAAATACACTTACTGCAGATACATTGCAAGAATTACTTGCTGTAAAAATCCGTACAGAGAAAGTAGCTATTAAAGATGCAAAATTAAGAACCTTTATTACGGAAGATAGCAGTCGTGATGGTTTAGTTGCTCACGTATATGATGTAACATACGGAGTTATAAAACCAACTGATAATTTGGTGATTATTGACGACAGTATTGTTCGTGGTACTACACTTAAAATGAGCATCATAAAAATGATGGATCGTTTAAATCCAAAACGTATTGTAATTGTATCATCGGCACCACAAATTCGTTTCCCAGATTGTTACGGAATCGATATGGCTAAGCTGGAAGGTTTGGTTGCTTTTAGAGCTGCTTTAGAATTACTAAAAGAACGTAATTTGTATCATATAGTAGATGAGGTGTATGCGAAGTGTAAGGCACAAGAGAACTATTTAGATAAAGATGTTGTGAATTATGTTACTGCAATTTATGCACCATTTGAACCACAAGAGGTTTCAGATAAAATTGCAGAAATGTTAAGTTCACCAGAGATAAATGCCGAAGTAAAAATCATTTTCCAAACAGTAGAAGATTTGCATATAGCATGTCCTAAAAATCTTGGAGATTGGTATTTTACAGGGGATTACCCTACACCAGGAGGAAATAGAGTAGTGAACCGTGCTTTTATGAATTTTTACGAAGGAAAAGACGCTAGAGCGTATTAAAACATAACAAAAGGTTAAAATGTGCATTTCATCGGTTTTTTTTGCCGTTTATCCTAATTGTTTGGAAGAAATGCACTGCTAACATACTTTTGAAGTACCATAACATTAGTAGGTTAAGTTTATGGTAGATTTGGGGCAAAAAGGGTGGAAGCAATTCCACCTTTTTTATTGGAATAAAGTCAAGGATAATGACTTTAAAAAAAGGCTCAGAGTTATAAAAAAAGGCTAATAAACGTTTTTTTTTGTAGTTCAACAGAAAAAATTGGTAGAGTTACAATGTCAGCATACATTTGAAGTACCATAACATTAGTAGGTTAAGTTTATGGTAGATTTGGGGCAAAAAAGGTGAAAGAGATTTCACCTTTTTTATTGGAGTAAAACGAAAAGATCAAGCAATAAAAAAACCCGATTAATTCATCATGAATTAATCGGGTTTTTTATGTTTTATTTAAAGACTATTTGTCTAAAGCATATCTTCTTGAAACTTCAGTCCAGTTAATTACATTGAAAAAAGCTTCGATATAATCAGGTCTTCTGTTTTGGTAGTTTAAATAGTAAGCATGCTCCCAAACATCCATTCCTAAGATAGGAGTTCCTTCGCAACCAACTTCTGGCATTAATGGATTATCTTGGTTTGGTGTTCCGCAAACATCTAATTTCCCGCCTTTAAGTACACATAACCAAGCCCATCCAGAACCAAATTGAGTTGCACCAGCTTTAGCAAACTTAGCTTTGAACTCTTCAAAAGTTCCAAAAGAAGCCTCGATAGCTGCTAATAAATCTCCTGTTGGTAATCCGCCGCCGTTTGGAGACATTACAGTCCAGAATAAGTTGTGGTTGTAATATCCACCACCGTTATTACGAACTGCAACATTTTTTTTATCTAAATTGATTAAGATGTTTTCTATCGTTTTTCCTTCTAAATCTGTACCTGCAATTGCTGCATTTAGATTTGTAGTATATGCATTATGATGTTTTGTGTGGTGGATTTCCATTGTACGAGCATCAATATGTGGTTCTAATGCGTCGTATGCATAAGGTAATTGTGGTAATTCGAAAGCCATAATATTATTGTTTTATGATTTATAATTAAATTTAATCCAAATTTATACATTTAACTTTGGAATAGAAAATACTATTTGACTATAATCAAATTAAATTAATTGATGATTTGATTTCTCAGCACTTATATTTAAAGGATTTCTTACTTCCCGTTATAAGTTGTCATTGTATTTTCGAGTCCTGCAGTTCCAAATGATTTGATGATTTCTGAGGCTATTTCTAAGCGTTCAGGTAATTTTGCTTTTTCGGTTTCATCCCATTCACCTAACACATAATCGACCTGTTGTCCTTTTTTGAATTCATCACTGATTCCAAATCTAAAACGGGTATATTGTTGTGTATTTAAAACTAAGTTAATGTTTTTAAGACCGTTATGACCTCCATCGCTTCCTTTTGGTTTAATGCGGATTGTTCCAAACGAGAGGTTAAGGTCATCAGTAATTACCAAGATATTTTCTAACGGAATATTTTCCTTGTCCATCCAGTACTTTACTGCCTTTCCGCTCAGGTTCATGTAGGTGTTTGGCTTTAAAAGTAAAAACGTTCTCCCTTTAAATTTGTATTCGGCAAGAGAGCCAAGTTTTACAGTTTCAAAAGAGATGTTTTCTTTTCGTGCAAAAAAGTCAAGTATTTTAAAACCAATATTATGTCGGGTGTTAACGTACTCAGCTCCAATATTACCTAATCCTACGATTAAAAATTTCTTCATATAATCTGTTTTCTCTTCTGATTCCACTTCTGTTTTTGTTGATGAAAACAGGTTTTTTATCCATTTTATCATATTACAAAAATAAGGTTAATTAGAGAATTTGGCAATGAGATAACTATAAAATATGACAATTAGGGAAGTTTAGCTAATCATAAAGAGTGCAAGGTTTTACAGAAAGGTGGTAAGGAATGCGGAATCATATACTGATTTTGCAGATTTGATTCTCATTTTTAATCACACAATATTGTCATTTCGACGAAGGAGAAATCGCATCCAATATTCCGAGTCTGTGTTTAATTTCTTTGGTCATTTTAGCAAAGCTATCGAGGAACTTTTATTAAGCTTATGAGAATTAAAAGTTGTATTTAGTCCTGTCCCGATTGTTATCGGGAGTAGTGGTGTCCTTTTATTTTCTTTTTAAAATAAAAAATAAAGCAAATAGCAGGATGTTATGTGTTTTGAAAACATAAAGGTGCTGCTCCCAAAAAATAAAGAGCAAAAAAAAACACCAGTTTTGCAACTGATGTTTTTTGTAATTGTTTGAAAAAAATTATTTTTTCTTTCCTTTTGCAGGAGTAGCTTTTGCAGCTTTTGCAGCTTCTTGAGCAGCTTTCATAGCAGCACGAGAAATTCTTACTTGAGCAACAACAGTGTTGTCCGGGTGCATAATTTTGTATTCTGGAGAACCAACTTTAGTAACGTATAGTTTGTTACCCATTTCAAGTGGAGTAATGTCAGCTTCAACAAAATCAGGAAGATCTTTAGGTAAAGCTTTAACTTTTAATTTACGTGTGTTTAAACGTAAAACACCACCTGCAAGAACACCTTTAGATGTACCAGTTACTTTTACTGGAACTTCCATAGTGATTTCTTTGTCTTCAAATAATTGAAAGAAATCAATGTGTAAAATTTTGTCTGATACTGGGTGTACTTGGATATCTTGCAAAATTGCATTGAATGATTTTCCTTTTCCAAGCTCAATCACAACTGTGTGTGCGTTTGGAGTGTAAACCAAGTTTTTGAACGCTGCAGCGTCTGCTGAGAAGTGTACTGCTTGATTTCCTCCGTATAACACGCAAGGAACCGCTCCAGCATTACGTAAGGCTTTAGTTGACACTTTTCCCACGCTTTCTCTTTCTGATCCTTTAATTGTAATCGATTTCATTGTAAAAATTATATAGTTATTAAAATATACTTGTTTGTAGCTTTAAGCACCAGGCTTTCCGCTTTTTTAAAATGTGAACAATGCTTGTGACTTATTGTCTAAAGCTTTTTGTTTTTACATAATAAATTTTCCACTAATGGAATTGTTGTGGTGCACCATGTGCATAACTTCAGCAAAAAGAGGAGCACAACTCAACACTCTTATTTTCTTTGATTCCTTTTTTAATGGGATTGAATCAGTTACGATCAATTCACTTAATTTAGAATTCTCTATTTTCTCATAGGCATCGCCAGATAGAATAGCATGTGTACAAATAGCTCTAACACTCAATGCTCCTTTTTCGATCATTAAATCGGCTGCTTTCGCTAATGTACCACCGGTATCGATCATATCGTCTACCAATATTACGTTTCTGCCTTTTACTTCACCAATTAATTCCATGGTGTCGATAACATTGGCAACTTTTCTTTGTTTGTAACAAATCACTACATCCGATTCTAAAAACTTAGAATACGCATAAGCTCTTTTTGAACCTCCCATATCTGGAGAAGCGATTGTTAAATTTTCCAAACCTAAACTTTCTACATATGGTAAAAAGATTGTCGAGGCAAAAAGATGATCTACTGGTTTTTCAAAGAATCCTTGAATTTGATCTGCATGCAAATCCATTGTCATAATTCTTGTTGCTCCCGCAGCATCTAATAGATTGGCTACTAATTTAGCTCCAATCGGTACTCTTGGTTTGTCTTTTCTATCTTGTCTTGCCCAACCAAAATAAGGCACTACTGCTGTAATATGTCTGGCTGATGCACGTTTTGCGGCATCAATCATAAGTAACAATTCCATCAAATTATCTGCTGTTGGAAAAGTTGAACAAACAATAAATACACGTAGCCCTCTGATAGACTCTTCATACGATGGCTGAAATTCGCCATCACTATAAGTTGACATTGTAACCTTACCTAACGGTATTCCGTATTGCGCTGCAATTTTTTCAGCAAGGTAAACACTTTTTGAACACGCAAAAATTTTAGCTTCTGGTTCTTGGTGCGACATTATAATTTGTTGTTTTGTAGTTAGTTGTGTGTGCGTCGTTTTAACGAGGTGCAAATTTATGAAATTTATTGAACACTGAAAGGAAAATTTTAAGTATTTTTATTAGAAAATGTAAAATTATTTTTTACATTTGCACCGTGTTAAAGGAATAAGCACAGTTATGACATCATAATTACTTATTCTATTGCGTTAAAATAATCAATTTTTATTCTATAAAGAAAGGTTATTTTTTCGTCTGCTAAGCCCGGATGGCGGAATTGGTAGACGCGCTGGTCTCAAACACCTGTGGGAAACCGTGCCGGTTCGACTCCGGCTCCGGGTACAAAAACCTCTTCGAAAGAAGAGGTTTTTTTGGTTTTATATAGTTTTGAAAACCTTTTTAGCTCTCTATCTCGCTTATTTTAATAGCATTAATCTAAATCGGGTGTGCCAATAATAGGAACAGTTAATTTATAGAATATAAAAAGACCACTTAATCTTTACGAATAAGTGGACTTTTTATGTTTTGTAATGTGTTTTTGCTTTTAGTATGATGTTCTTATTCAATAAACTTAATGCCTGTTGTTTTGGAATACATTACAAGTAAGTCGTAATTAAGCAGTATTCTTTTAAATTTTGGATTGGTTATTTTGATTTTTCCTTTTCTTATTGCAGTTTGTATTTCGACTAAATCAAATAAACCCCATTCTTCACCCTTTAGTTGGTCACAGAAAATACTGAGACCCTTTAGATCATTTGATTCATTTATATTATAAGGCTGTATTGCTTTTCTTTACAAGACTTTTTTTATCACTCTTTGTTAAGTCCCTTAACTACTTTATCAAAGTCAGATACTATTTTTTGAGTTTTATTAAAGTTATCGTATTCGTGAGAAGCTTTGTTTATTGCTTGTTGGTGGGAAATTGTTCCTAAACCTTCTAAAACTTTATATTCGTTAAAATTAAGAAACTTGTTCACACTTTCTGCCAAGGCTTCCATTGTAAAAGTATTTTGACGTTCAATAAGATTTTCGATATAATCAAAATATGCTGATACAGTACGTTCCAGTTGTTTGATTTCTTTTTCTTCTAAATAGTTTTTGGCTATTCCTGTGTCTAACTTTAAAATTCTTCCGTCTGGCGAATTTTTGAAAGTTGTTAATCCCATTTGTGGTTTTGAACTATCGGCTTTTAAATAAATAATTTCGGCTGCTGTTTTGCCTGTAATTGCAAAGTGGAATTTGTTTTGGACAGTAGCATAAAAGTTTTTAGTTACCTCTGCTTTTGGGTTGTAATCGATGCTACATTCTGCAAATATATCTGTGATTTGTTGGTAGATTCTACGCTCACTTGCACGGATAGAGCGAACTCTATCCAATAATTCTCTAAAATAATCTTTACCAAATGTGGTTGTGCCCTGTTTTAATCGTTCATCATCCATTGCAAAACCTTTGATGATGTACTCTTTCAGGGTGGTGGTTGCCCAAATACGAAACTGGGTTGCTTTGGTTGAATTTACTCTATATCCAACCGAAATTATTGCATCTAAATTGTAGTATTCAATGTTGCGTTTTACTTCTCTATCTCCTTCTTTTTGAACTTGTGCAAATTTTGCACTTGTTGCCTCTTTTAGTAATTCATTCTCTTGATAAATGTTTTTCAAGTGTTTGGTCACTACTGTTCTGTCTACTTCAAATAATTCCGCTATTTTCAGTTGCGTAAGCCAAATAGTTTCTCCCTGAATAAAAGCTTCTATTTTAATATTTCCATTTGGTGCGGAATATAAAATAAAGTCATTGTTATTTGGTGTTAATTCACTCACAGTAATATATTTTAGATTTTCTTGTTTTAAGCTATTATTAAAGATTCTAATTTACTAGTTCTATTTAGTTAGGTAAAAATAGGACAATATTGTGAAATATTTATTAAGCTAGGTAGTTTTGAAAAATAGTTATGTAATTTTTATTTAATAAATTTTAGCACTCTCAATCCTTTGGCTTATGTATTTGAGGTTTCAAAATAGTGTGTTTGGTTGATTTGGTGGTGTTGCCCGCCTTCTTTCATCGGGTGCTCCGTAAGGCTTTTTTAATTTCAGACCTTTTTTAGAAAAGCTGAAGCTATTAATCTCAGATAATTTAATTCTTTACGTTACTTTCTTAATCTCGTTGTGTAAATTTAGAAGTTCGTCATAACTCCAATATTTAGAGGTGTTGATATTGTATTTAGTATCGTCTTCATCGAGTAATTCTAAATGATAGAGGTAAGGTCTTCTGTTTGTTTGCTCTTTTATACAAATGTCAATGTTCTTGGTGTTTAGTGTTTCTTCCCATTTGTTATTATATCTGTATCCTTTAAGTGTTATCGTTTTACTATTTATCTCAACTTCATTTATGAAGATAATTGCTAATCGAAATGTTTTTATGATAGTATATAACGAAAGCAAAAGGCAGCAACACCCGATAAGGAGTATAACATACATTGAGGTAATCACCTTACCATTATTTATTACTATTTCGTAGCTACTCATAGATAAAAATATACCTGCAAGACATAACAAGCCAAAATAGATCAGGATTATAAAAATATCTAATCGCTCTATAAACGGAATGTACTTAGATTTAGGTTTTTTATTACTCATGTTTTATTAGTTGTTGTAAAGCACAAAATTAAGAGTGCTGGTTTTATCACAAAAAAAATGCTCTCGATTAGGAGAGCATTTTTATATATCTATATATAGTTAAGCAACTTTTTTGATAAGATCAAACATAGGACAGCGACTGCAACGCTTGTTTTCGCTCTTTTTGTATTTTTCACAACAAGAGGATTTACAGTTATCTGCACGCTTTAATTTATCAAGGATTTCTTTTTTCTTCTTCTTCTTTTTATCCTTTTTCTTGTCCTTGTCTTTTACTTTATCTTTTCCCAATTTGTCTTGAATTATAAAACTGGGACAAATATAAGTTATTTTTATATATTCTAAATAAACTTTAACTATTTTGGATTAATTGCGATAGAACTAGTTACAGTTAATTGTTGAATGTCTCTGTCAAATAGGTATAAACCACCTTTATCATCTCCAATTAAATTGATTTTGTCAAGGATAGATTTAGCAGTAGCTTCTTCTTCAATTTGCTCAGCAACATACCATTGTAAGAAGTTATGAGTAGCATAATCTCTCTCAGAGAAAGTAATATGTACTAATTCGTTAATAGATTCTGAAACGAATACTTCATGCTTGTAAAGCTCTTCAAACATTTCTTTAAACGTATCGTAGCTCGTTTTTGGAGCTTTAAGGTCGGTAATTGTAGTTGCACCTCCACGTTCGTTAACATAACGAACTAGTTTTAACATATGTGCACGTTCTTCGTCAGATTGAGTGTACATAAATTCTGCAATACCTTCTAGGCCATGTGCCTCTGCCCAACAAGCCATTGATAAATAGGTTTGAGAAGATTCTGCTTCTATTCGGATTTGCTTGTTTAGCGCTGTTTCAATATTTTTTGATAACATAATCGTGAGTTTTTTGTAAAGTTAGAAAAAATAATCTAAACCCCTTTTTGAAACCTAAAAACAGGCAACATTTGGATTAATTCTCAATAAAGTTAAGGCTTCTCTACAGGGAAAGGTTTCGAAAAAACAGCTTTATTAATGATCGGATTTAGTGATTCTTCGGGAGTAAATCCGTCAGTAAATTTTCGCATAACGTACTGTTTTGTTGTAGTGTCATAATAACCTAAAATATGGAAGTCTTTAAATTTTAAGATATTTGGCAATGTTACTTTTCTATTCTGTTCTAAAAAGTAGTTAATGTTGTCAAGGGCAAATGGCTGCTGTTCGAATTTGGTAAATTCATTGTTTTGATTCAATGTACTCTCAAAAAAAACAGTCTCAGAAGAAGAGAGACCAAAGTCCCAAGTGTATAACTGATCATTAACGGTATAATACCTTTTTTCAATTTTAGGAACACCACCTAAAGTAACTAATGTATTTTGGCTGTTTTTAAAAACAGATATAGCGATATCTAAATAGGAGAGGCGTTGCAAAAACTTACTTGTATTTTTTAACTCTTTGGTTCTTTGGTTTTCCCCTTGAATAAGTAGAGGAGAACTTTTAAAACGGATAGTGTCATTTTTCATGACTTTAAAACTTTTTAACGTTTCACCAGAATTATAGTCTTTTATATCAAATAAAAGCTCATCCTGAGTTGCATTAATCTGGTAAATTTTGTCATTATATAAAAATGAGTTGCCTAACTTTTTAGGGTTATTTATAACCGATTGAGTGAAGTTTTTCTCAGTAAGATCATTAGTCTCAAGATTAATATCAAATACTTGTGTTTTGGTAGGATTATGATCTAAAGTCAAAATGATATGTTCATTGAGCATGTAAATTTTGCTTTTTTTGGAGCTTTTAAATAAAGGATTGTACTCATCCAACTCAATTTTTTCAATAGGGTTTTCTGTTATAACCTGGTTAAAAGACAGACGCTGTGTTTTTTTGTCTAGAAAAGTGTAGGCAGAAAAATCAAATAGTTTTTCCTCTACAATTCCGTTTTTAAAAACATAAACAATTAATTCAGGTTCTACTAAATCTCTTGTAACAATATAGAATAGATTATTCTTCTGAAATGTAGTTATTACAAACTGGCTCGAAATAGGAGAATTATAACTGAGCATTTTATAGGTTTTGCCCTCTAAATAATATTTAACTACCAAAATACTTTTATAATCTTCCGTAGCCCAATAAAGAGTTGGATTACCATCTTCACTAAAACTGTATCCAATTATGGAGTGGTTTTCTAGATTGGTACGTGGAACAGTAATATCAGATTTTAAGAATAATGCACTATTGTATTTTAAGATAGTGAGGTTTTCAGTATTAGTTGCAAAGACAAAAACATCATGTGTTGCTGTATTTTCAACATTCAGAATCATATTAGATTCATCGTATTTCTTAAAATCCAACGGATATGAATTCAATACTGTTTGACCTATTAGTATTGATTTGTGGAATATAAGAAAGAAAAGGAATAGTTTTTTCATGTGTGTTTATCGATAATAGTCATTCCAAATTTATCTCTTTATTTTATCAATAAAAAATTAAATGGTGACCAATGAGATAGCTTTAGGATCTGGATTAAAGATATAAAAAAAGTCCTAAAAGAATATTGTTTCCTTTAGGACTCGATTTTTTATTAAGACCAAAATCATAGACAGAATATACTAGCTTAAATAAGATCTTGGTTGTTCATTGATTCTTGAAAATAATCTACAAACCGACCTACATGTAAACCATCCATTAAGGCGTGATGTACATGAACAGACATAGACATAGTTCGTTTACCAGTTTCAGAAACCATCATTTTACCAAAAGAAACTTTTGGGCAACTATCTGGAAAACTATAACTTCTGGCATGAGAGAGCGAAGTGAAATTGACCCAAGGAATAGCCGAAAAATGAATGACATTATCTTCATCAAAAGTTCGAGTAAAAAGACCCGTTGTATTTTGAATACGTTCAATTTCTGTCAATGCAATTTGTTCGAATGTTCTAAAATCTGAATTGTATTCGATTAAAGAAAAACCAAAAGTACCATCTTCTCTACCAATTGTTGCAGAACCATTAATAGTATCATGTACATATATTTGATCGTTGGCGATTCTGTACTTAAAAGGTTCAATTGCATTTATTGCGTCTAATGTTTTGTGTAGGTAATAAATAAAAAAAGAAGAATTTAATTTCTTGGCATTTGCATACCCAATGGTACAATCAATTTCGACGGTAACACCAAAAAAGGGTTCCTCCATTTGTTTAAAAAACAGAAAGTGTTCTTTTCTGTTCCAATTTTCCAAATCTAAAAGAGACTTCATTATATTAATTTGTTTACTACTTCAGTTATTTTTTCAAAAGTAAAAAAGTTTTCATGCTCTACTTTATGATTAATTTTTTCATGCTCCCAAGTGGTGTGAAATGGAATATGAACGGCATATCCTCCGATTCCTAAAACAGGCAAGACATCTGATTTTAATGAATTTCCAATCATTAAAAATTCATCAGCATTGATGTCCAAACGTTTTAATAGTTTTTCATAATCAATTTCTTGTTTATCAGACATCACTTCAATATGGTGAAAATAGTGCCCTAAACCAGAACGATGCAGTTTACTGTGTTGGTCTTTTAAATCCCCTTTTGTAGCAACAACCAGTTTGTATTTGCCATGAAGGGCTTGTAAGGTTTCTTCAACACCATCAAGTAAATCAATAGGTTTTTCAAGTAATTCTTTTCCGTATTCGATGATTTTACCAATAACCTCAATCTGAATTGTGTTGTTTGAAATTAGCATAGCAGCTTCAATCATCGAAAGAATATATCCTTTAATCCCGTAACCATATAAAGATAGATTCTGAATCTCAGTTTTAAATAATTCTTGTGATAGTCCTTGATGTGAAAGATAATCTTGCATTAAAACACAAAATTTTTGTTCCGTTTCCTGAAAGTAAGGTTCGTTTACAAATAAAGTATCATCGGCATCAAATGCGATTACTTTTAGTTTTGATATTTTGTCTTTATGTAACATGATAAATGAATGTTTTTTAGTTTAAGGTTTTTTTGTTTGCTTCGCCAATTCGACTAAAGCCTTGCGTTGGGTTTTTGTTACAAATTGAAATTCAAATAAACTCAGTCTAGAATCTTCAAAATCTGCGTAAAAATATTTCGTCAAGAACCAATAATTTTATTTATAAAAAAAGCGTTTCAACGAAATCGTCTTGTCATAAAAGGTAATCCTGATTCCGAACAGTAAAATAGCTCCTCCAATAAGCATTTGTACAGTAATCTTTTCATCCAGAAATAACCATGCCAGAATAGAGGTAAGTACTGCCTGACTCAATAAGCTTAAAGAAACCCTTGTAGCACGCATGTGTTTTGTGGCATAACTTAAAGAAAGCCAAGCGCACAACTGACAGATTACAGCCTGTAGCAGTAATACAAACCAACCCGTATTAGAAAATCCAGTAAAAGGTTCATCCAAAGCGTAACAAAGAATTCCTAAATAAATGCTAGAAGCTACTAAGGTAATGGTCATAAAGGACAAAACATCAACTTCCGAAAGGACATTTTTACTAACCAATAAATAGATAGAGTATAAGATACCAGATAATACAGCAAGAAGAAAAGCATTGTCAAAACTCAGATTAATAAAAAACGAAAACCCCACCAATGTAATCATCCCAAATAATGCCACAGCGGTTCCAATCCAAAAATTGGTAGCAGGTTTAGATTTTAAAAATAAATAAGAACCAATACCAACCCAAAGCGGAGATAGATTAGTTAATAAGGAAGCTTGAGTAGCGCTCGATTCTTGAATGGCAATATTCCAAACGGCAACATCCGATGCAAATAAAACCCCACAAAGAGCTGCAAGAATCAGGAATTTGGTATTCGGAAGTTTAAAACTCTTTGTCAAAAGCACATAAGGCAGAAGTAGACTTATAGCAAAAGCCATTCGGTAAAAAGCCGAAATCAATCCGGGAGCCAAACGGAG encodes:
- a CDS encoding amidophosphoribosyltransferase: MSDALKHECGIALVRLLKPLEYYKEKYGTAFYGIEKMYLMMEKQHNRGQDGAGFASIKLDVEPGQRYISRVRSNHSQPIRDVFAQINDRINEEMAAHPEYAGNVALQKENIPYIGELFLGHVRYGTFGKNSIESVHPFLRQSNWMHRNLILAGNFNMTNVKELFENLVELGQHPKEMADTVTVMEKIGHFLDKEVMALYQDCKEEGYSKREASPVIADRLDIGKILMRSAKNLDGGYAMAGLLGHGDAFVFRDPAGIRPAYFYQDDEVVVVASERPVIQTVFNVPFESVQEIEPGNALIIKKSGKVSMEEILTPTVKKACSFERIYFSRGSDAEIYQERKNLGRLILPAVLNAIDSDTDNTVFSYIPNTAETSFYGLVEAAQDFLNQRKNNYIIANRNTLTADTLQELLAVKIRTEKVAIKDAKLRTFITEDSSRDGLVAHVYDVTYGVIKPTDNLVIIDDSIVRGTTLKMSIIKMMDRLNPKRIVIVSSAPQIRFPDCYGIDMAKLEGLVAFRAALELLKERNLYHIVDEVYAKCKAQENYLDKDVVNYVTAIYAPFEPQEVSDKIAEMLSSPEINAEVKIIFQTVEDLHIACPKNLGDWYFTGDYPTPGGNRVVNRAFMNFYEGKDARAY
- a CDS encoding superoxide dismutase; this encodes MAFELPQLPYAYDALEPHIDARTMEIHHTKHHNAYTTNLNAAIAGTDLEGKTIENILINLDKKNVAVRNNGGGYYNHNLFWTVMSPNGGGLPTGDLLAAIEASFGTFEEFKAKFAKAGATQFGSGWAWLCVLKGGKLDVCGTPNQDNPLMPEVGCEGTPILGMDVWEHAYYLNYQNRRPDYIEAFFNVINWTEVSRRYALDK
- the pth gene encoding aminoacyl-tRNA hydrolase, whose product is MIKWIKNLFSSTKTEVESEEKTDYMKKFLIVGLGNIGAEYVNTRHNIGFKILDFFARKENISFETVKLGSLAEYKFKGRTFLLLKPNTYMNLSGKAVKYWMDKENIPLENILVITDDLNLSFGTIRIKPKGSDGGHNGLKNINLVLNTQQYTRFRFGISDEFKKGQQVDYVLGEWDETEKAKLPERLEIASEIIKSFGTAGLENTMTTYNGK
- a CDS encoding 50S ribosomal protein L25/general stress protein Ctc; translated protein: MKSITIKGSERESVGKVSTKALRNAGAVPCVLYGGNQAVHFSADAAAFKNLVYTPNAHTVVIELGKGKSFNAILQDIQVHPVSDKILHIDFFQLFEDKEITMEVPVKVTGTSKGVLAGGVLRLNTRKLKVKALPKDLPDFVEADITPLEMGNKLYVTKVGSPEYKIMHPDNTVVAQVRISRAAMKAAQEAAKAAKATPAKGKKK
- a CDS encoding ribose-phosphate pyrophosphokinase — protein: MSHQEPEAKIFACSKSVYLAEKIAAQYGIPLGKVTMSTYSDGEFQPSYEESIRGLRVFIVCSTFPTADNLMELLLMIDAAKRASARHITAVVPYFGWARQDRKDKPRVPIGAKLVANLLDAAGATRIMTMDLHADQIQGFFEKPVDHLFASTIFLPYVESLGLENLTIASPDMGGSKRAYAYSKFLESDVVICYKQRKVANVIDTMELIGEVKGRNVILVDDMIDTGGTLAKAADLMIEKGALSVRAICTHAILSGDAYEKIENSKLSELIVTDSIPLKKESKKIRVLSCAPLFAEVMHMVHHNNSISGKFIM
- a CDS encoding virulence RhuM family protein; translated protein: MSELTPNNNDFILYSAPNGNIKIEAFIQGETIWLTQLKIAELFEVDRTVVTKHLKNIYQENELLKEATSAKFAQVQKEGDREVKRNIEYYNLDAIISVGYRVNSTKATQFRIWATTTLKEYIIKGFAMDDERLKQGTTTFGKDYFRELLDRVRSIRASERRIYQQITDIFAECSIDYNPKAEVTKNFYATVQNKFHFAITGKTAAEIIYLKADSSKPQMGLTTFKNSPDGRILKLDTGIAKNYLEEKEIKQLERTVSAYFDYIENLIERQNTFTMEALAESVNKFLNFNEYKVLEGLGTISHQQAINKASHEYDNFNKTQKIVSDFDKVVKGLNKE
- a CDS encoding ferritin; protein product: MLSKNIETALNKQIRIEAESSQTYLSMACWAEAHGLEGIAEFMYTQSDEERAHMLKLVRYVNERGGATTITDLKAPKTSYDTFKEMFEELYKHEVFVSESINELVHITFSERDYATHNFLQWYVAEQIEEEATAKSILDKINLIGDDKGGLYLFDRDIQQLTVTSSIAINPK
- a CDS encoding chloramphenicol acetyltransferase; the protein is MKSLLDLENWNRKEHFLFFKQMEEPFFGVTVEIDCTIGYANAKKLNSSFFIYYLHKTLDAINAIEPFKYRIANDQIYVHDTINGSATIGREDGTFGFSLIEYNSDFRTFEQIALTEIERIQNTTGLFTRTFDEDNVIHFSAIPWVNFTSLSHARSYSFPDSCPKVSFGKMMVSETGKRTMSMSVHVHHALMDGLHVGRFVDYFQESMNNQDLI
- a CDS encoding HAD family hydrolase, whose amino-acid sequence is MLHKDKISKLKVIAFDADDTLFVNEPYFQETEQKFCVLMQDYLSHQGLSQELFKTEIQNLSLYGYGIKGYILSMIEAAMLISNNTIQIEVIGKIIEYGKELLEKPIDLLDGVEETLQALHGKYKLVVATKGDLKDQHSKLHRSGLGHYFHHIEVMSDKQEIDYEKLLKRLDINADEFLMIGNSLKSDVLPVLGIGGYAVHIPFHTTWEHEKINHKVEHENFFTFEKITEVVNKLI